The following proteins are encoded in a genomic region of Zea mays cultivar B73 chromosome 9, Zm-B73-REFERENCE-NAM-5.0, whole genome shotgun sequence:
- the LOC100283707 gene encoding GDSL esterase/lipase At5g45910 isoform X1 encodes MRVGPRRHSCLPPTPAAAMAVAHAPPRRGVLPLLLVAALVAALPATCAAARSKKSYTAIFSFGDSLSDAGNLIVNGTPKALTTARPPYGMTFFRKPTGRCSNGRLVVDFLAEHFGLPLPPPSQAKGKDFKKGANFAITGATALEYSFFKAHGIDQRIWNTGSINTQIGWLQDMKPSLCKSEQGPAPISPALNVLENFAVDHRMLVADCKDYFSKSLFVVGEFGGNDYNAPLFSGVPFSDVKTYVPLVAKAIANGVEKLIELGATDLLVPGVLPIGCFPLYLTLYNTSSKADYNARTGCLRRYNRLAFHHNRELKQQLDELQKKYPKTKIMYGDYFKAALQFVVNPGKFGFSTALQACCGAGGQGNYNFNLKKKCGEQGASVCSNPSSYVSWDGIHMTEAAYRKVANGWLNGPYAQPPILKS; translated from the exons ATGCGCGTCGGGCCGCGTCGACATAGCTGCTTGCCGCCGACACCCGCAGCCGCAATGGCCGTCGCccacgcgccgccgcgccggggcgtGCTCCCCCTCCTGCTCGTCGCCGCGCTCGTGGCGGCGTTGCCGGCCACCTGCGCCGCGGCCAGGAGCAAGAAGTCGTACACGGCCATCTTCAGCTTCGGGGACTCGCTCTCCGACGCCGGCAACCTCATCGTCAACGGCACGCCCAAGGCGCTCACCACCGCGCGCCCTCCCTACGGGATGACCTTCTTCCGCAAGCCCACCGGCCGCTGCTCCAACGGCCGCCTCGTCGTCGACTTCCTGG CCGAGCATTTCGGGCTGCCActgccgccaccgtcgcaggccAAGGGCAAGGACTTCAAGAAGGGCGCCAACTTCGCCATCACCGGCGCGACGGCCCTGGAGTACTCCTTCTTCAAGGCGCACGGCATCGACCAGCGCATCTGGAACACCGGCTCCATCAACACCCAGATCGGCTGGCTCCAGGACATGAAGCCGTCCCTCTGTAAATCGGAGCAAGGTCCGGCCCCAATCTCACCCGCACTGAATGTTCTCGAAAATTTTGCAGTGGATCACCGAATGTTGGTTGCAGACTGCAAGGATTACTTCAGCAAATCCCTGTTCGTCGTCGGGGAGTTCGGGGGCAACGACTACAACGCGCCGCTCTTCTCCGGCGTCCCATTTTCTGATGTCAAGACTTACGTGCCCCTTGTTGCAAAGGCTATCGCCAATGGCGTTGAG AAACTGATCGAGCTTGGGGCAACAGACCTCCTGGTGCCTGGCGTTCTCCCAATTGGCTGCTTCCCGTTGTACCTGACGCTGTACAACACCAGCAGCAAAGCAGACTACAACGCCCGGACCGGGTGCCTTCGGAGGTACAACCGCCTGGCCTTCCACCACAACAGGGAGCTGAAGCAGCAGCTTGACGAGCTTCAGAAGAAGTACCCCAAGACGAAGATCATGTATGGAGATTACTTCAAGGCTGCACTGCAGTTTGTCGTCAACCCTGGAAAATTTG GTTTTAGCACGGCCTTGCAGGCGTGCTGCGGCGCAGGAGGGCAGGGCAACTACAACTTCAACCTGAAGAAGAAGTGTGGCGAGCAGGGCGCGAGCGTGTGCTCCAACCCGTCGTCGTACGTGAGCTGGGACGGCATCCACATGACCGAAGCTGCGTACAGAAAGGTCGCCAATGGCTGGTTGAATGGCCCGTATGCTCAGCCCCCAATTCTCAAGTCATGA
- the LOC100283707 gene encoding GDSL esterase/lipase At5g45910 (The RefSeq protein has 1 substitution compared to this genomic sequence), with the protein MRVGPRRHSCLPPTPAAAMAVAHAPPRRGVLPLLLVAALVAALPATCAAARSKKSYTAIFSFGDSLSDAGNLIVNGTPKALTTARPPYGMTFFRKPTGRCSNGRLVVDFLAEHFGLPLPPPSQAKGKDFKKGANFAITGATALEYSFFKAHGIDQRIWNTGSINTQIGWLQDMKPSLCKSEQDCKDYFSKSLFVVGEFGGNDYNAPLFSGVPFSDVKTYVPLVAKAIANGVEKLIELGATDLLVPGVLPIGCFPLYLTLYNTSSKADYNARTGCLRRYNRLAFHHNRELKQQLDELQKKYPKTKIMYGDYFKAALQFVVNPGKFGFSTALQACCGAGGQGNYNFNLKKKCGEQGASVCSNPSSYVSWDGIHMTEAAYRKVADGWLNGPYAQPPILKS; encoded by the exons ATGCGCGTCGGGCCGCGTCGACATAGCTGCTTGCCGCCGACACCCGCAGCCGCAATGGCCGTCGCccacgcgccgccgcgccggggcgtGCTCCCCCTCCTGCTCGTCGCCGCGCTCGTGGCGGCGTTGCCGGCCACCTGCGCCGCGGCCAGGAGCAAGAAGTCGTACACGGCCATCTTCAGCTTCGGGGACTCGCTCTCCGACGCCGGCAACCTCATCGTCAACGGCACGCCCAAGGCGCTCACCACCGCGCGCCCTCCCTACGGGATGACCTTCTTCCGCAAGCCCACCGGCCGCTGCTCCAACGGCCGCCTCGTCGTCGACTTCCTGG CCGAGCATTTCGGGCTGCCActgccgccaccgtcgcaggccAAGGGCAAGGACTTCAAGAAGGGCGCCAACTTCGCCATCACCGGCGCGACGGCCCTGGAGTACTCCTTCTTCAAGGCGCACGGCATCGACCAGCGCATCTGGAACACCGGCTCCATCAACACCCAGATCGGCTGGCTCCAGGACATGAAGCCGTCCCTCTGTAAATCGGAGCAAG ACTGCAAGGATTACTTCAGCAAATCCCTGTTCGTCGTCGGGGAGTTCGGGGGCAACGACTACAACGCGCCGCTCTTCTCCGGCGTCCCATTTTCTGATGTCAAGACTTACGTGCCCCTTGTTGCAAAGGCTATCGCCAATGGCGTTGAG AAACTGATCGAGCTTGGGGCAACAGACCTCCTGGTGCCTGGCGTTCTCCCAATTGGCTGCTTCCCGTTGTACCTGACGCTGTACAACACCAGCAGCAAAGCAGACTACAACGCCCGGACCGGGTGCCTTCGGAGGTACAACCGCCTGGCCTTCCACCACAACAGGGAGCTGAAGCAGCAGCTTGACGAGCTTCAGAAGAAGTACCCCAAGACGAAGATCATGTATGGAGATTACTTCAAGGCTGCACTGCAGTTTGTCGTCAACCCTGGAAAATTTG GTTTTAGCACGGCCTTGCAGGCGTGCTGCGGCGCAGGAGGGCAGGGCAACTACAACTTCAACCTGAAGAAGAAGTGTGGCGAGCAGGGCGCGAGCGTGTGCTCCAACCCGTCGTCGTACGTGAGCTGGGACGGCATCCACATGACCGAAGCTGCGTACAGAAAGGTCGCCAATGGCTGGTTGAATGGCCCGTATGCTCAGCCCCCAATTCTCAAGTCATGA